The following proteins are encoded in a genomic region of Thioclava nitratireducens:
- the trmD gene encoding tRNA (guanosine(37)-N1)-methyltransferase TrmD, with protein MSDDKPKLATKSHGRLTISPTRKPSSLMDEPLRLKGAWTAKIVTLFPEAFPGTLGLSLLGRARDLGLWALETIDLRPFGIGKHRNVDDTPAGGGAGMVLRADVVGEALKQAARGTPDDRARWPVVYLSPRGKPLTQEMARRFAEADGMTLLCGRFEGVDERVLEHFGVEEVSIGDFVLTGGEVAAQVLIDATVRLLPGVLGNAESAVEESHSSGLLEHPQYTRPAEWEGRSIPEVLTSGNHKKIEDWRREMSEKLTQERRPDLWEKRGE; from the coding sequence ATGAGTGACGACAAACCCAAGCTCGCGACCAAGTCGCATGGCCGCCTGACGATCTCGCCGACGCGCAAGCCCAGCTCGCTGATGGACGAGCCGCTGCGGCTGAAAGGCGCGTGGACCGCGAAGATCGTCACGCTCTTCCCTGAGGCCTTCCCCGGCACGCTGGGCCTGAGCCTTCTGGGCCGCGCCCGCGATCTGGGTCTCTGGGCGCTTGAGACGATCGACCTACGCCCCTTCGGCATTGGCAAGCACCGCAATGTCGACGACACGCCCGCCGGCGGCGGCGCTGGGATGGTGCTGCGCGCCGATGTGGTGGGCGAGGCGCTCAAGCAGGCCGCCCGCGGCACGCCGGATGACCGCGCGCGCTGGCCGGTCGTCTATCTCTCGCCGCGCGGCAAGCCGCTGACGCAGGAGATGGCGCGCCGCTTCGCCGAGGCCGATGGCATGACCCTTTTGTGCGGGCGGTTCGAGGGCGTGGACGAGCGTGTGCTTGAACATTTCGGCGTCGAGGAAGTCTCGATCGGCGATTTCGTCCTGACGGGTGGCGAGGTGGCCGCCCAAGTGCTGATCGACGCCACCGTGCGGCTGCTGCCGGGCGTTCTGGGCAATGCCGAGAGCGCGGTGGAGGAAAGCCATTCCAGCGGATTGCTGGAGCACCCCCAATACACCCGCCCCGCCGAATGGGAAGGCCGTTCGATCCCCGAAGTGCTGACCTCGGGCAACCACAAGAAGATCGAAGACTGGCGCCGCGAGATGAGCGAGAAACTCACGCAGGAACGACGGCCGGATTTGTGGGAGAAGCGAGGGGAGTGA
- a CDS encoding GNAT family N-acetyltransferase, with product MTVALSPTPVLETERLVLRAPKAADWAAWRDFYMSERSHWFRPVKEPTPEAAWRSFAAIAGHWVLRGWGMFVMTERGSDQGFGALGPWMPESWPEAEIAWSVWSQEAEGKGYVAEAARAVIAHAFRDLKWSTAVSYIDPNNTRSTALAERLGARPDPQAAYPGEPPIVVWRHPAPKEAAA from the coding sequence ATGACCGTCGCGCTGTCCCCCACGCCTGTTCTCGAGACCGAGCGTCTCGTGCTCCGCGCCCCGAAGGCTGCGGATTGGGCGGCATGGCGCGATTTCTACATGTCCGAGCGCAGCCACTGGTTTCGGCCGGTGAAAGAGCCGACCCCCGAAGCCGCATGGCGCAGCTTCGCGGCGATCGCCGGCCATTGGGTCCTGCGCGGCTGGGGCATGTTCGTGATGACCGAGCGCGGCTCGGATCAGGGTTTCGGGGCGCTCGGCCCCTGGATGCCCGAGAGCTGGCCCGAGGCCGAGATCGCCTGGTCGGTCTGGTCGCAGGAGGCCGAGGGCAAGGGCTACGTGGCCGAGGCTGCGCGCGCGGTGATCGCTCATGCGTTCCGCGACCTGAAATGGTCCACCGCTGTCAGCTATATCGACCCGAACAACACCCGTTCGACCGCGCTGGCCGAGCGTCTGGGCGCGCGCCCCGACCCGCAGGCCGCCTATCCCGGGGAGCCGCCGATCGTCGTCTGGCGTCACCCCGCCCCGAAGGAGGCCGCCGCATGA
- the argC gene encoding N-acetyl-gamma-glutamyl-phosphate reductase, with protein sequence MTKKIAILGASGYTGAELVRLIATHPNMDIVALSGERKAGMAMGDVFPHLRHLGLPDLVKIEEIDFSNVDLAFCALPHATSQAVIKELPRDLKIVDLSADFRLRDPAEYEKWYGKPHAAVELQKEAVYGLTEFYRDAIREARLVAGTGCNAAAGQFAIRPLIEAGVIDLDDIILDLKNGVSGAGRSLKENLLHAELSGGVAPYSQGGKHRHLGEFDQEFSALAGRPVMVQFTPHLAPFNRGILASAYVKGEPEAVYKALADRYAEETFIEMLPFGAVPSTRSVTGSNYAHIGVSGDRIPGRALVVVAIDNLCKGSSGQAIQNANLMLGLEESEGLMLAPVFP encoded by the coding sequence ATGACCAAGAAAATCGCGATTCTGGGCGCGTCGGGCTATACCGGCGCCGAACTCGTCCGGCTGATCGCCACCCATCCGAACATGGACATCGTGGCCCTCTCGGGCGAGCGTAAGGCGGGCATGGCAATGGGTGACGTGTTCCCGCATCTGCGCCATCTGGGCCTGCCGGATCTGGTGAAAATCGAAGAGATCGACTTCTCGAATGTCGATCTGGCCTTCTGCGCACTGCCGCATGCGACTTCGCAGGCAGTCATCAAGGAGCTGCCGCGCGATCTGAAGATCGTCGACCTTTCGGCCGATTTCCGGCTGCGCGATCCTGCGGAATACGAGAAGTGGTACGGCAAGCCTCATGCTGCGGTCGAGCTGCAAAAAGAGGCGGTCTACGGGCTGACCGAGTTCTACCGCGATGCGATTCGCGAAGCGCGACTGGTGGCGGGCACGGGCTGCAATGCCGCTGCGGGCCAATTTGCGATCCGTCCGCTGATCGAAGCTGGCGTGATTGATCTCGACGACATCATCCTCGATCTGAAGAACGGTGTCTCCGGCGCGGGCCGGTCGCTGAAGGAAAACCTGCTGCACGCAGAGCTGTCGGGCGGTGTCGCGCCCTATTCGCAGGGCGGCAAGCACCGTCACTTGGGTGAATTCGATCAGGAATTCAGCGCCTTGGCGGGCCGCCCCGTGATGGTGCAGTTCACCCCGCATCTGGCGCCGTTCAATCGCGGCATCCTTGCCTCCGCCTATGTGAAGGGCGAGCCCGAGGCCGTCTACAAGGCGCTGGCCGACCGCTATGCGGAAGAAACCTTCATCGAAATGCTACCTTTCGGCGCAGTTCCGTCCACCAGGTCTGTAACTGGCTCCAATTATGCCCATATTGGTGTATCAGGAGACAGAATTCCCGGGCGCGCGCTCGTGGTCGTCGCGATCGACAACCTCTGCAAGGGGTCGTCGGGACAGGCGATCCAGAACGCGAACCTGATGCTCGGGCTGGAGGAAAGCGAAGGGCTGATGCTCGCCCCCGTCTTCCCTTGA
- the rimM gene encoding ribosome maturation factor RimM (Essential for efficient processing of 16S rRNA) — MTQPERVCVGAIAGAFGVQGEVRLKSFCAEPEDIAGYAPLYTEDGARQFDVTLTRGLKNGLGARLSGVATKEEADALRGTTLWADRDKLPSLPDDEFYHADLIGLTVVDTGGAKIGTVRAVHNHGAGDILEIYAPGRKQALLLPFTKAIVPTVDLAAQRIVVDPPEDL, encoded by the coding sequence ATGACCCAACCCGAACGCGTCTGCGTGGGTGCCATTGCCGGAGCTTTCGGCGTGCAGGGCGAAGTGCGCCTCAAGAGTTTCTGCGCCGAACCCGAGGATATCGCAGGCTATGCCCCGCTTTATACCGAAGACGGCGCACGCCAGTTCGACGTAACGCTGACGCGGGGCCTGAAGAACGGGCTTGGCGCACGGCTGTCGGGCGTGGCCACGAAGGAAGAGGCCGATGCGCTGCGGGGCACGACCCTCTGGGCCGACCGCGACAAGCTGCCCTCGCTTCCTGACGACGAATTCTATCATGCCGACCTGATCGGGCTGACGGTGGTGGACACCGGCGGCGCCAAGATCGGCACCGTGCGCGCGGTCCACAATCACGGCGCGGGTGACATTCTCGAAATCTACGCGCCCGGGCGCAAACAGGCGCTGCTACTGCCCTTCACCAAGGCCATCGTGCCGACCGTGGATCTCGCCGCGCAGCGTATCGTCGTCGATCCGCCCGAGGATCTGTAA
- the ccmE gene encoding cytochrome c maturation protein CcmE, with amino-acid sequence MKSLKKKRRIQVLSVAALALVIATGTIGYSMRSGINFFRAPSQLATEPPQPGEVFRLGGLVEKGSLKRGQGEVIEFKVTDGGATVPVKFAGVLPDLFKEGQGMIGTGKMEGDTFLASEILAKHDENYMPKEVVDALKEQGVYEGPSS; translated from the coding sequence ATGAAGAGTCTGAAGAAGAAACGTCGTATCCAGGTGCTCAGCGTGGCGGCGCTGGCCTTGGTGATAGCGACCGGCACGATCGGGTACTCGATGCGGAGCGGCATCAACTTCTTCCGTGCACCTTCGCAGCTTGCCACCGAACCGCCGCAGCCCGGCGAAGTCTTCCGTCTCGGCGGGCTGGTCGAGAAAGGCTCGCTCAAGCGCGGTCAGGGCGAGGTCATCGAATTCAAGGTCACCGATGGCGGCGCGACCGTCCCGGTGAAATTCGCGGGCGTCCTGCCGGACCTCTTCAAAGAGGGACAGGGCATGATCGGCACAGGCAAGATGGAAGGGGATACGTTCCTGGCCTCGGAAATCCTCGCCAAGCATGACGAGAACTACATGCCCAAGGAAGTCGTCGACGCGCTGAAGGAGCAGGGCGTCTACGAGGGCCCGTCCTCCTGA
- a CDS encoding DUF805 domain-containing protein, whose translation MNEAGRGRAVVLRRWEGSRRPVPPEHMMDMVRGGRIKPETMVWQDGMEGWEPAGDHFFRRPPDTSAASTDPHSGATNYAARIAQRHQQEGKLSSADPRAYAEASIERDRTQRGIGSDGLYEGAPSRSFVEAIKVCFRKYATFKGRASRSEYWWFALFVMLASIIGAMAEGSMGEDGTAISAVISIATFLPSISAQIRRLHDTDRSGWWVGGYLLASVFGGLVIGLTVMSYGVQDPAAMAGMSAALLAIWGIVMLVWGIALFVFMVQRGTRGPNRFG comes from the coding sequence GTGAACGAGGCAGGCCGTGGCAGAGCAGTGGTATTACGCCGATGGGAAGGATCCCGTCGGCCCGTTCCCCCGGAACATATGATGGATATGGTGCGGGGAGGTCGTATCAAGCCCGAAACGATGGTTTGGCAAGACGGAATGGAGGGATGGGAGCCTGCGGGCGATCACTTCTTCCGGCGGCCGCCCGACACCTCGGCAGCCAGCACCGATCCGCATAGCGGCGCGACGAATTACGCCGCCCGCATCGCACAGCGCCATCAGCAGGAGGGCAAGCTTTCCTCCGCCGATCCGCGTGCCTATGCCGAGGCCTCGATCGAACGCGACCGGACGCAGCGCGGGATCGGCTCGGACGGGCTTTACGAGGGGGCCCCCTCGCGCAGCTTCGTCGAGGCGATCAAGGTCTGTTTCCGGAAATACGCGACCTTCAAGGGTCGGGCGAGCCGTTCGGAATACTGGTGGTTCGCGCTCTTCGTCATGCTGGCGAGCATCATCGGCGCCATGGCCGAAGGCTCGATGGGCGAGGACGGCACGGCGATCAGCGCAGTGATTTCCATCGCGACGTTCCTGCCATCGATCTCGGCGCAGATTCGACGCCTGCACGACACCGACCGCTCGGGCTGGTGGGTCGGCGGCTACCTTCTAGCGAGCGTGTTCGGCGGCCTCGTGATCGGCCTGACGGTCATGTCCTACGGCGTGCAGGACCCGGCAGCCATGGCAGGCATGTCCGCAGCGCTTCTCGCGATCTGGGGGATCGTGATGCTGGTCTGGGGCATCGCGCTCTTCGTGTTCATGGTACAGCGCGGTACGCGCGGGCCGAACCGGTTCGGCTGA
- the murI gene encoding glutamate racemase, producing the protein MAVGVFDSGLGGLTVYDACARRLPDMAFCYYGDNAHAPYGVRDADDIFNLTCAGVERLWEEGCDLVILACNTASAAALKRMQETWIPEGKRVLGVFVPMIEALTERKWGDNSPPREVAVKHVALFATPATVASRAFQRELAFRAIGVDVEAQPCGGVVDAIETGDEILAEALVKSHVEALKRRMPKPEAAILGCTHYPLMQKTFQEALGPNVDVYSQANLVAESLADYLERRPEFKGAGTESKFLTTGDPASVSSHATQFLRYAIRFEAA; encoded by the coding sequence ATGGCGGTAGGCGTTTTCGATTCAGGTCTGGGCGGACTGACGGTCTATGATGCCTGCGCCAGGCGGCTGCCGGATATGGCCTTTTGCTATTACGGCGATAACGCCCATGCGCCTTACGGCGTGCGCGACGCCGATGACATCTTCAACCTGACCTGCGCGGGCGTGGAGCGTTTGTGGGAAGAGGGCTGCGATCTGGTGATCCTCGCCTGTAACACGGCTTCGGCCGCCGCGCTCAAGCGGATGCAGGAAACCTGGATCCCCGAGGGCAAGCGCGTGCTGGGCGTCTTCGTGCCGATGATCGAAGCGTTGACCGAACGCAAATGGGGCGACAACTCCCCGCCGCGCGAAGTTGCGGTGAAGCACGTGGCGCTGTTCGCGACGCCCGCGACGGTGGCCTCGCGCGCTTTCCAGCGCGAACTGGCCTTCCGCGCGATCGGCGTGGATGTCGAGGCGCAGCCCTGCGGCGGCGTGGTCGATGCGATCGAGACTGGCGACGAAATCCTCGCCGAGGCGCTGGTGAAATCCCATGTCGAAGCGCTCAAGCGTCGGATGCCGAAACCCGAGGCAGCGATCCTCGGCTGCACCCATTACCCGCTGATGCAAAAGACCTTCCAGGAAGCACTGGGGCCGAACGTCGACGTCTACAGCCAGGCCAACCTCGTGGCCGAGAGCCTCGCGGATTATCTGGAGCGTCGACCCGAGTTCAAAGGTGCGGGGACGGAATCGAAATTCCTGACCACCGGCGATCCGGCCTCGGTCTCGAGCCACGCGACGCAATTCCTGCGCTACGCGATCCGCTTCGAGGCCGCCTGA
- a CDS encoding YoaK family protein: MLIHAGDDRSVSIDLALAVWLSLVAGAVNAAGFRALGYFSANMTGNVSTATDLLALGRFGTAIWFLLLLLAFVFGAFASGVLIDVGQRRRLHGIYALSILLEAGLLIVLTILDMVWAAAMSEHLMMIGLSFLMGLQNAASTKISDGRVRTSHVSGIATDLGLELAALLPGARDAETRQVLRSRLLLHVATLCSFFAGGIAGVLGYERIGPMVFALAAALLIVIAVPELRKVYRGGR, encoded by the coding sequence GTGCTGATACATGCCGGAGACGATCGGAGCGTTTCGATCGACCTCGCGCTGGCGGTCTGGTTGTCGCTGGTCGCGGGTGCGGTGAATGCGGCCGGGTTCCGGGCGCTCGGCTATTTTTCGGCCAACATGACCGGGAATGTCTCGACCGCGACCGACCTGCTCGCGCTGGGGCGGTTCGGCACGGCGATCTGGTTCCTGCTGCTGCTTCTGGCCTTCGTCTTCGGCGCCTTTGCGTCTGGCGTGCTGATCGACGTGGGGCAGCGCCGGCGGTTGCACGGGATCTACGCGCTGTCGATCCTTCTGGAAGCTGGACTGCTGATCGTGCTGACGATCCTGGACATGGTCTGGGCCGCGGCGATGAGCGAGCATCTGATGATGATCGGCCTCAGCTTCCTGATGGGGCTGCAGAACGCGGCGAGCACGAAAATCTCGGACGGGCGGGTGCGCACGAGCCACGTGTCCGGCATCGCGACCGATCTGGGGCTGGAGCTGGCCGCCTTGTTGCCGGGTGCGCGCGATGCGGAGACCAGGCAGGTGCTGCGATCGCGGCTCCTGCTGCATGTCGCGACGCTGTGTTCGTTCTTCGCGGGCGGCATCGCAGGCGTGCTGGGATATGAGCGCATCGGCCCGATGGTCTTCGCGCTGGCGGCGGCGCTGCTGATCGTCATCGCCGTGCCGGAACTGCGCAAGGTCTATCGCGGGGGGCGGTGA
- a CDS encoding holin family protein, with protein sequence MGLIEKLLGGAGTVKAAGEAASSVAEVFVPNATKKLEAAQTAYLAALQEHGAEFEYIRPGRFDRIVNGLNRLPRPVLAFGIVGLFVYAMLDPVGFAQRMVGLGYVPEPLWWLLGAVVSFYFGAREAHYFRMKKVPAVPPAELATPPDEENAALSAWRSGEKQNG encoded by the coding sequence ATGGGCTTGATCGAAAAACTGCTCGGCGGTGCGGGCACGGTGAAGGCAGCAGGCGAGGCCGCCAGTTCCGTCGCGGAGGTATTCGTGCCCAATGCCACGAAGAAGCTCGAAGCCGCACAGACCGCTTATCTTGCGGCGCTGCAGGAACACGGCGCGGAGTTCGAATATATCCGACCCGGTCGCTTCGATCGCATCGTGAACGGCCTCAACCGCCTGCCGCGCCCGGTGCTCGCTTTCGGGATCGTGGGGCTCTTCGTCTATGCGATGCTCGACCCGGTCGGCTTCGCGCAACGGATGGTGGGCCTAGGCTACGTACCCGAGCCGCTTTGGTGGCTTCTCGGCGCGGTGGTCAGTTTCTATTTCGGCGCGCGCGAGGCGCATTACTTCCGAATGAAGAAGGTGCCGGCGGTGCCTCCCGCAGAGCTCGCGACTCCTCCGGACGAGGAAAACGCGGCGCTTTCGGCGTGGCGGTCTGGCGAGAAACAGAACGGGTAG
- a CDS encoding chorismate mutase: MSDATTRAAELLKEHRESIDRLDAVMIYTLAERFAQTQAVGKLKAEHDLPPSDPDREAKQIARLEKLASDSGLDPEFAKKFLNFVISEVIRHHEKFQK; this comes from the coding sequence ATGAGCGATGCAACCACCCGTGCCGCTGAGTTGCTGAAAGAACATCGCGAGAGCATCGACCGGCTCGATGCGGTGATGATCTACACGCTGGCCGAACGTTTTGCCCAGACGCAGGCCGTCGGCAAGCTGAAGGCAGAGCACGACCTTCCGCCCTCCGATCCCGATCGGGAGGCCAAGCAGATCGCCCGGCTCGAAAAGCTGGCGAGCGATTCCGGGCTCGACCCGGAATTCGCGAAGAAGTTCCTCAATTTCGTGATTTCGGAAGTCATCCGGCATCACGAGAAATTCCAGAAATGA
- a CDS encoding holin-associated N-acetylmuramidase encodes MKSVTQIAAEIVAREGGYVDDPDDPGGATKHGVTLGTLRRLGRDLTGDGRVDEMDVRALDPAQAAEIFIEHYYKGPRIDRLPPTVQASVFDMYVNAGGNAVVILQRLLGDMGQRVVVDGIIGPQTIAAAELADAAAPGYFADAYGIARRNYYYRLADVRPASRKYATTRAGAKGGWIRRAEEFISPRYHLTEGEHRKRVAKWA; translated from the coding sequence ATGAAATCGGTCACCCAGATCGCGGCGGAGATCGTCGCGCGCGAAGGCGGTTATGTCGATGATCCGGACGATCCGGGCGGCGCGACCAAGCACGGCGTCACGCTCGGAACCCTGCGCCGGTTGGGGCGCGATCTGACCGGCGATGGCCGGGTGGACGAGATGGATGTCCGCGCGCTCGACCCCGCGCAGGCTGCCGAGATCTTCATCGAGCATTACTACAAGGGTCCGCGTATCGACCGGCTGCCACCCACGGTGCAGGCCTCGGTCTTCGACATGTATGTGAATGCAGGCGGCAATGCGGTGGTGATCCTGCAGCGTCTGCTGGGCGACATGGGTCAGCGTGTCGTGGTCGACGGGATCATCGGCCCGCAGACCATCGCGGCCGCCGAACTCGCAGATGCGGCCGCGCCCGGCTATTTCGCCGATGCCTACGGGATCGCGCGGCGCAATTACTACTACCGGCTCGCCGATGTGCGCCCCGCCAGCCGCAAATACGCCACGACACGAGCGGGCGCGAAGGGCGGCTGGATCCGCCGCGCCGAGGAATTCATTTCCCCACGCTATCACCTGACCGAGGGCGAGCATCGCAAGCGGGTGGCGAAATGGGCTTGA
- the metG gene encoding methionine--tRNA ligase — protein sequence MARHLITSAIPYINGIKHLGNLVGSQLPADLFARYQRARGNEVMFICATDEHGTPAELAAAKAGKPVAEYCAEMHEVQAKIAEGFRLSFDHFGRSSSPQNHRLTQHFAVKLAEAGLIREVSETQMYSKADGRFLPDRYIEGTCPNCGFESARGDQCDNCTKQLDPVDLINPHSTISGSTDLEMRETKHLFLRQSAMKDQLDAWIDSKTDWPVLTTSIAKKWLHDGDGLQDRGITRDLSWGVPAQFEGAPWSGMEGKVFYVWFDAPIEYIAATEEWTEKTGGDWERWWRTDKGAEDVTYTQFMGKDNVPFHTLSFPATILGSGEPWKLVDYIKSFNYLNYDGGQFSTSRGRGVFMDQALELLPADYWRWWLLSHAPESADAEFTWENFQVSANKDLADVLGNFVSRITKFTRSKFGEAIPEGGSWGEQEAALIEELTTRIRAYETHMEEKDIRKAAMELRGIWVAGNEYLQASAPWSVFKTDPDQAAAIARLALNLIPIYAVLSAPFIPDAAKIMLEAMGDEDRDWPGDVKTALEALPAGHAFTTPEVLFRKITDEEREEWQERFAGTRD from the coding sequence ATGGCGCGCCATCTCATTACCTCGGCCATTCCCTATATCAACGGCATCAAGCACCTCGGCAATCTCGTGGGCTCGCAGCTGCCGGCTGATCTCTTCGCCCGCTACCAGCGCGCGCGAGGCAACGAGGTGATGTTCATCTGCGCCACCGACGAGCACGGCACCCCCGCCGAACTGGCCGCAGCGAAAGCGGGCAAGCCGGTCGCCGAGTATTGCGCCGAGATGCACGAGGTGCAGGCGAAGATCGCGGAAGGCTTCCGCCTCAGCTTCGATCACTTCGGGCGCTCGTCGAGCCCGCAGAACCATCGCCTGACGCAGCATTTCGCCGTGAAGCTGGCCGAGGCCGGGCTGATCCGCGAAGTCTCGGAAACCCAGATGTATTCCAAGGCCGACGGGCGCTTTCTGCCCGACCGCTATATCGAAGGCACCTGTCCCAATTGCGGCTTCGAGAGCGCGCGCGGCGACCAATGCGACAACTGCACCAAGCAGCTCGATCCGGTCGACCTGATCAACCCGCATTCGACGATCTCGGGTTCGACCGATCTGGAGATGCGCGAGACCAAGCACCTCTTCCTGCGCCAGTCGGCGATGAAAGATCAGCTCGATGCGTGGATCGACAGCAAGACCGACTGGCCGGTGCTGACCACCTCGATCGCGAAGAAATGGCTCCATGACGGCGACGGGCTGCAGGATCGCGGCATCACTCGCGATCTCAGCTGGGGCGTGCCCGCGCAATTCGAAGGCGCGCCGTGGTCGGGCATGGAAGGCAAGGTCTTCTACGTCTGGTTCGACGCGCCGATCGAATATATCGCCGCGACCGAGGAATGGACCGAGAAGACGGGCGGCGATTGGGAGCGCTGGTGGCGCACCGACAAGGGTGCGGAGGACGTGACCTACACGCAGTTCATGGGCAAGGATAACGTGCCCTTCCACACGCTCTCGTTCCCCGCGACGATCCTCGGCTCCGGCGAGCCGTGGAAGCTCGTCGATTACATCAAGTCGTTCAATTACCTGAACTACGATGGCGGCCAGTTCTCGACCTCGCGCGGTCGTGGCGTCTTCATGGATCAGGCACTGGAGCTTCTGCCCGCCGATTACTGGCGCTGGTGGCTTTTGTCCCACGCGCCCGAAAGCGCGGACGCCGAATTCACCTGGGAGAATTTCCAGGTCTCGGCGAACAAGGACCTTGCCGACGTGCTGGGCAACTTCGTCAGCCGTATCACCAAGTTCACCCGCTCGAAATTCGGCGAAGCGATCCCCGAAGGCGGCAGCTGGGGCGAGCAGGAAGCGGCGCTGATCGAGGAACTGACCACCCGCATCCGCGCCTACGAGACGCATATGGAAGAGAAGGATATCCGCAAGGCGGCGATGGAGCTGCGCGGGATCTGGGTCGCGGGCAACGAATACCTGCAGGCGTCGGCACCGTGGTCGGTGTTCAAGACCGATCCCGATCAGGCGGCAGCCATCGCAAGGCTCGCACTGAACCTTATCCCGATCTACGCGGTGCTCTCGGCGCCCTTCATTCCCGATGCGGCGAAGATCATGCTCGAGGCGATGGGCGACGAGGATCGCGACTGGCCGGGCGATGTGAAGACCGCGCTAGAGGCGCTGCCCGCGGGCCATGCCTTCACCACGCCCGAGGTGCTCTTCCGCAAGATCACGGATGAAGAGCGCGAAGAGTGGCAGGAGCGGTTCGCGGGCACCCGCGACTGA
- the rplS gene encoding 50S ribosomal protein L19, whose translation MNLIAQLEAEQIAELNKTIPDFKAGDTIRVGYKVTEGTRSRVQAYEGVCISRKGGDTLAASFTVRKISFGEGVERVFPLYSTNIDSIEVVRRGRVRRAKLYYLRARRGKSARIAEDTHYKPKAAK comes from the coding sequence ATGAACCTGATCGCACAGCTCGAGGCGGAACAGATCGCCGAGCTCAACAAGACCATCCCGGATTTCAAAGCCGGTGACACCATTCGCGTCGGCTACAAAGTGACCGAAGGCACCCGTTCGCGCGTGCAGGCCTATGAAGGCGTCTGCATCTCGCGCAAGGGCGGCGACACGCTTGCGGCTTCGTTCACCGTGCGCAAGATCTCCTTCGGCGAAGGCGTGGAGCGTGTGTTCCCGCTCTATTCGACCAACATCGACTCGATCGAAGTGGTCCGCCGTGGCCGCGTGCGTCGCGCCAAGCTGTACTACCTGCGCGCCCGTCGCGGTAAGTCGGCTCGTATCGCCGAAGACACCCACTACAAGCCCAAAGCTGCGAAATAA
- the rpmE gene encoding 50S ribosomal protein L31, with product MKADTHPDYHTITVKMTDGTEYQTRSTWGSEGDTLTLDIDPTSHPAWNGGSSRLMDTGGRVSKFKNKYAGLGF from the coding sequence ATGAAAGCCGATACCCATCCCGACTACCACACGATCACCGTCAAGATGACCGACGGGACCGAATACCAGACCCGCTCGACCTGGGGCTCCGAGGGCGACACCCTCACCCTCGACATCGACCCGACCTCGCACCCGGCGTGGAACGGCGGTTCGTCGCGCCTCATGGACACCGGTGGCCGCGTGTCGAAGTTCAAGAACAAGTATGCCGGCCTCGGCTTCTGA